The following proteins come from a genomic window of Sesamum indicum cultivar Zhongzhi No. 13 linkage group LG10, S_indicum_v1.0, whole genome shotgun sequence:
- the LOC105172396 gene encoding bidirectional sugar transporter SWEET16, with protein sequence MGSLSFILGVIGNVISILMFISPVKTFKQVVKKKSTENYKGIPYITTLLSTSLWTFYGLLKPGGLLVVTVNTVGAALHVVYVLIFLVYAPKNIKVRSVKLVAALNVGFLGAVITVTLLALRGATHITLVGLLCAGLTIGMYAAPLSAMRTVMKMKSVKYMPFLLSFFQFLNGAVWSAYAVLEKDYYIGVPNGIGFLLGSAQLILYWIYKSKTMPEESEERMEDEGSAHLFKGAIQMQGIDEETNMKNRSLNKGNSLPKPSVVRQYSQKIVKTISLSPYELQKVAGNDVEGLMESR encoded by the exons ATGGGAAGCTTAAGCTTCATCCTCGGAGTTATTG GGAATGTGATTTCTATACTCATGTTCATCTCTCCCGt aAAAACATTTAAGCAGGTGGTGAAGAAGAAATCAACAGAGAATTATAAAGGAATCCCTTACATAACAACACTGCTGAGCACCAGTTTGTGGACATTTTACGGACTCCTCAAGCCTGGAGGTTTGCTGGTGGTCACTGTCAATACTGTTGGAGCTGCTTTGCACGTTGTCTATGTTCTCATCTTTCTTGTCTATGCCCCAAAAAACATCAAG GTTAGGTCAGTGAAGTTGGTAGCAGCACTGAATGTCGGGTTTCTTGGGGCTGTAATAACTGTAACTCTGTTAGCTCTGCGAGGGGCGACTCACATCACACTAGTCGGACTTCTATGTGCTGGATTAACCATTGGCATGTATGCAGCACCTCTCTCCGCCATG AGAACGGTGATGAAGATGAAAAGCGTCAAGTACATGCCTTTTCTCCTCTCGTTTTTCCAGTTTCTGAATGGCGCCGTGTGGTCCGCGTATGCGGTGCTTGAGAAAGATTACTACATTGGG GTACCAAATGGGATCGGGTTCCTGTTGGGCTCAGCGCAGTTAATTTTGTACTGGATCTATAAAAGTAAGACGATGCCGGAAGAGTCGGAAGAGAGAATGGAAGACGAGGGGTCGGCCCACCTCTTCAAAGGGGCCATTCAAATGCAAGGTATTGATGAAGAAACCAACATGAAGAATCGAAGTCTCAACAAAGGGAATAGCCTTCCGAAGCCGTCTGTCGTTCGACAGTACAGCCagaaaattgtcaaaacaATTTCTTTGAGCCCATATGAGCTGCAAAAAGTCGCTGGAAACGATGTAGAAGGTCTCATGGAAAGTCGATAG